A genomic region of Alnus glutinosa chromosome 11, dhAlnGlut1.1, whole genome shotgun sequence contains the following coding sequences:
- the LOC133882341 gene encoding uncharacterized protein At4g06744-like — protein sequence MATISFFASLFLSTFLLHFCFYYGVGAADPAISTNGEAFEIVGGGGSNYPKNKNCHPPPPPEPKCPPKPPPPSPPPPPPPPPPPPPPPPPPPPPPPPKPKCPPPLPPPPPPEPECPPKPPPPSPPPPPPPPPPPPPPKPKCPAPLPPPPPPPIGISHRVLKVYPVVHAFKARITHDPKGILNSWDPKDKNVCNYKGFSCAKYPTDKKTTVSGVDFNGYQFAGKDGQLPLSGFVEKLEDITVFHANSNNFTGGIPWEISKLRYFFELDLSNNNLHGQFPMEVLGATNLTFLDLRFNHLYGTVPPQVFLLDVDVIFINNNKFEQRLPDNLGSTPALYLTFANNNFTGPIPASIGQANKTLLEVLFLNNKLTGCLPFQIGFLEAATVFDASINCLTGPIPPSFQCLFKIEVLNLARNQLYGFVPEAICKLPNLGIFNLSDNYFTQVGPECRKLINKKVLDVEKNCIIDLPNQRSKAVCAAFYSKAKYHRCPNEQSLNNIPCEKKYHSAALGSSYHRPTVPAPSPLSYGALKPHRL from the coding sequence ATGGCTACCATCTCTTTCTTTGCTTCACTTTTCCTTTCAACTTTCTTGCTTCATTTCTGCTTCTACTATGGGGTGGGTGCTGCTGATCCGGCTATCAGCACCAATGGGGAAGCATTCGAAATAGTTGGTGGCGGTGGTAGCAATtatcctaaaaataaaaactgtcaTCCTCCTCCCCCTCCTGAACCTAAATGCCCCCCAAAACCACCCCCTCCATCGCCTCCGCCTCCACCTCCGCCTCCTCCTCCGCCTCCtccgcctcctcctcctccgccTCCGCCTCCCCCACCTAAACCTAAATGCCCCCCACCACTGCCACCGCCTCCCCCTCCTGAACCTGAATGCCCCCCAAAACCACCCCCTCCATcgccacctccacctccacctccaccgccTCCGCCTCCCCCACCTAAACCTAAGTGCCCCGCACCACTGCCTCCGCCTCCACCCCCACCAATTGGTATTAGCCATCGAGTTCTAAAAGTCTACCCCGTAGTTCATGCTTTCAAAGCAAGAATCACACACGACCCAAAAGGCATTTTGAACTCATGGGATCCCAAAGATAAAAACGTATGCAATTACAAGGGCTTCTCCTGCGCCAAGTATCCGACCGACAAAAAAACAACAGTTTCTGGAGTAGACTTCAACGGCTATCAGTTTGCTGGTAAGGACGGCCAGCTCCCACTCTCTGGGTTCGTGGAAAAGTTGGAAGACATAACCGTGTTCCACGCGAACTCCAACAACTTCACTGGCGGCATCCCCTGGGAGATCTCCAAGCTTCGATACTTCTTCGAGCTAGATCTTAGCAACAACAACTTACATGGCCAGTTCCCAATGGAAGTTCTTGGGGCCACAAACCTGACCTTCTTGGACCTCCGGTTTAACCATTTGTACGGCACGGTTCCACCCCAAGTGTTCTTGCTAGACGTGGACGTAATcttcatcaacaacaacaagTTTGAGCAAAGGCTACCTGATAATCTTGGCTCTACGCCAGCCCTTTATCTCACATTTGCAAACAACAATTTCACTGGGCCAATCCCAGCAAGCATTGGCCAAGCTAACAAAACCCTCCTCGAGGTGCTCTTCTTAAACAACAAGCTCACAGGATGCTTGCCATTTCAGATTGGCTTCTTGGAAGCGGCCACTGTTTTTGATGCGAGCATCAATTGCTTGACGGGTCCAATACCCCCCTCATTTCAGTGCCTTTTTAAAATAGAGGTGCTTAACCTGGCTCGGAACCAGTTATATGGGTTTGTCCCGGAGGCAATCTGCAAGCTGCCGAACCTGGGTATCTTCAACTTATCAGACAACTACTTCACCCAGGTTGGCCCTGAATGCCGGAAGCTGATCAACAAAAAGGTTCTTGATGTAGAAAAGAATTGCATCATAGACCTCCCAAATCAGAGATCGAAAGCTGTATGTGCTGCATTTTACTCTAAGGCCAAGTACCACCGGTGCCCCAACGAGCAGTCCCTAAATAACATTCCTTGTGAGAAGAAGTATCACTCAGCTGCTCTTGGTTCGTCCTATCATCGACCAACGGTTCCAGCCCCTTCACCACTTTCCTATGGCGCCCTTAAACCGCATAGGCTCTGA